From Rhodobium gokarnense, the proteins below share one genomic window:
- a CDS encoding dihydroxyacetone kinase subunit DhaK — protein MQRFVNDPDEVVEDTLKGFVKAHADIVRLSEENSRVIIAKDAPVDGKVGVITGGGSGHEPAFLGYTGQNLLDAVAVGELFSSPTAKSFLDAAKACNSGKGVVCLYGNYAGDNMNVKMAIKLAAKEGIEIATVVANDDVCSAAPDEREKRRGVAGEIFMWKCGGAKAAEGASLEEVRETAQKAIDACRSIGVGLGPCTLPAVGHPNFTIEPGTMEVGIGHHGEPGVRVEPLKTAAEVGKEMADIVLDDHGLEAGTEVAVLISGLGATPLDELYILNDAIATEIAARGLTVHKTYVGNYFTSLEMVGATLTVMALDDELKGLLDVDVRCPARLL, from the coding sequence ATGCAGCGTTTCGTCAATGATCCGGATGAGGTTGTCGAGGATACCCTCAAGGGCTTCGTCAAGGCCCATGCCGATATCGTCCGCCTCTCCGAGGAAAATTCGCGCGTCATCATCGCAAAGGATGCGCCGGTCGACGGCAAGGTCGGCGTGATCACCGGCGGTGGTTCCGGGCACGAGCCGGCCTTCCTGGGCTATACCGGCCAGAACCTCCTGGACGCTGTCGCCGTCGGCGAACTGTTCTCCTCCCCGACCGCCAAAAGCTTCCTCGACGCCGCCAAGGCGTGCAATTCCGGCAAGGGCGTCGTCTGCCTCTACGGCAACTACGCCGGCGACAACATGAACGTCAAAATGGCGATCAAGCTGGCCGCCAAGGAAGGCATCGAGATCGCCACCGTCGTTGCCAATGACGACGTCTGCTCGGCCGCACCCGACGAGCGCGAAAAGCGCCGCGGCGTTGCCGGCGAGATCTTCATGTGGAAGTGCGGTGGCGCCAAGGCCGCCGAAGGCGCGAGCCTGGAGGAGGTGCGCGAGACCGCGCAGAAGGCGATCGATGCCTGCCGCTCCATCGGCGTCGGCCTCGGGCCGTGCACGCTGCCGGCGGTCGGGCATCCGAATTTCACGATCGAGCCCGGCACCATGGAAGTCGGCATCGGCCACCACGGCGAGCCGGGCGTCCGCGTCGAGCCGCTGAAGACGGCGGCCGAGGTCGGCAAGGAAATGGCCGACATCGTGCTTGACGACCACGGCCTTGAGGCCGGCACGGAGGTTGCCGTGCTGATCTCCGGCCTCGGCGCGACGCCGCTCGACGAGCTCTACATCCTCAACGACGCCATTGCGACGGAGATCGCGGCGCGCGGCCTCACCGTCCACAAGACCTATGTCGGCAACTATTTCACGTCGCTGGAAATGGTCGGCGCGACGCTGACCGTGATGGCGCTCGACGACGAACTGAAGGGCCTGCTGGACGTCGACGTCCGGTGCCCGGCCCGGCTGCTGTAG
- a CDS encoding ABC transporter permease, translating to MDRQLNFLVALNALVLVAAVAIAGQSFINIYNLQSMATQIPELGLLAIGVTLAMISGNGGIDLSGIAVANLAGIVSALLVPMMVSPDELPMAYAFVFAGVCLVVGLACGLVNGLLISRAGLTPIIATLGTSLAFTGISVVLTNGSGVRLGYIEPLDNFIHTPILGVPICFAVFLAIAIAIGATLRFAPFGMRLYMLGSNAKAARFAGFNQKRLLMTAYTLSSVLASVAGFIIAARISSVKWDYGTSYVLIAILIAVMAGVRPSGGYGKITCVVLSAAALQMLSSMFNFLNISNFFRDFAWGLLLLIFLAVSRFDFRTLLSPQTKPGG from the coding sequence ATGGATCGCCAACTGAACTTTCTTGTCGCGCTGAACGCGTTGGTGCTGGTCGCGGCCGTCGCGATCGCCGGCCAGAGCTTCATCAACATCTACAATCTGCAGTCGATGGCGACGCAGATCCCGGAACTCGGCCTCTTGGCCATCGGCGTCACGCTGGCGATGATCTCCGGCAATGGCGGCATCGACCTGTCGGGCATCGCGGTCGCCAACCTCGCCGGCATCGTTTCGGCGCTCCTCGTTCCGATGATGGTCTCGCCGGACGAACTGCCGATGGCCTATGCCTTCGTCTTTGCCGGCGTCTGCCTCGTCGTCGGGCTTGCCTGCGGCCTCGTCAACGGGCTTCTCATCTCGCGCGCCGGCCTGACGCCGATCATCGCCACGCTCGGCACCTCGCTCGCCTTCACCGGCATCAGCGTCGTGCTCACCAACGGCTCCGGCGTGCGCCTCGGCTATATCGAGCCGCTCGACAACTTCATCCACACGCCGATCCTCGGCGTGCCGATCTGCTTTGCCGTGTTCCTGGCAATCGCGATTGCGATCGGCGCGACCCTCAGGTTCGCGCCCTTCGGCATGCGCCTCTACATGCTCGGCAGCAACGCCAAGGCCGCGCGGTTTGCCGGCTTCAACCAGAAGCGCCTCTTGATGACCGCCTATACGCTGTCGAGCGTTCTGGCCTCGGTCGCCGGCTTCATCATCGCCGCCCGGATTTCCAGCGTGAAGTGGGACTACGGCACGTCCTACGTGCTGATCGCTATCCTGATCGCCGTCATGGCCGGCGTCCGGCCGAGCGGCGGCTACGGCAAGATCACCTGCGTGGTGCTGTCCGCGGCGGCCCTGCAGATGCTCTCCAGCATGTTCAACTTTCTCAACATCTCGAACTTCTTCCGGGATTTCGCCTGGGGGTTGCTGCTGCTGATTTTCCTGGCGGTTTCGAGATTCGACTTTCGAACCCTGCTTTCGCCGCAGACCAAACCCGGCGGATAG
- a CDS encoding carbohydrate kinase family protein, with amino-acid sequence MAFDVSVVGLYILDVLGRPVDGIPPGGELRFIDEIRLTVAGTAGGTAVDCAKLGLKTRAVGAVGEDEKADFVLHTLQTFGVDVGAMRRLAGIPTSATILNVRPNGDRPALHRRGASDAFTLDEADYGDVLDAKFVHVGGMPLLAAFDGAPTSAFLKAAKEAGCTTTFDLLSATPETVDVLRPSLPYVDYFVPSIEDASAMSGRSDPEDAAMFFRDLGAGNCLITCGGEGCVAMTADTVIRLPAFDVDVKDTTGCGDAFTAGLIAGLSHDWDIEKSVRFASACGALVATGLGSDAGIVSFEETEAFMNSARERSLVA; translated from the coding sequence ATGGCTTTTGATGTCAGTGTTGTCGGGCTTTATATTCTTGATGTTCTGGGCCGCCCGGTCGACGGCATTCCCCCCGGCGGCGAACTGCGCTTCATCGACGAGATCCGCCTCACCGTTGCCGGCACGGCCGGCGGCACCGCGGTCGACTGCGCCAAGCTCGGCCTGAAGACGCGGGCGGTCGGTGCCGTCGGCGAGGACGAGAAGGCCGACTTCGTGCTCCACACGCTGCAGACCTTCGGCGTCGATGTCGGCGCGATGCGCCGGCTCGCCGGTATCCCGACGTCGGCCACCATCCTCAATGTGCGTCCGAACGGCGACCGGCCGGCGCTGCACCGGCGCGGCGCGTCCGACGCCTTCACCCTGGATGAGGCGGATTACGGCGATGTGCTCGACGCCAAATTCGTTCATGTCGGCGGCATGCCGCTGCTCGCCGCCTTCGACGGCGCGCCGACCTCGGCCTTCCTGAAGGCCGCCAAGGAGGCCGGCTGCACCACCACCTTCGATCTGTTGTCGGCAACGCCGGAGACCGTCGACGTGCTGCGGCCGTCGCTTCCTTACGTCGACTATTTCGTTCCCAGCATCGAGGACGCCTCGGCGATGAGCGGGCGCAGCGATCCGGAGGACGCGGCCATGTTCTTCCGCGACCTCGGCGCCGGCAACTGCCTCATCACCTGCGGCGGCGAGGGCTGCGTGGCGATGACCGCGGACACGGTGATCCGGCTGCCGGCCTTCGATGTGGACGTCAAGGACACCACCGGCTGCGGCGATGCCTTCACCGCCGGGCTCATCGCCGGTCTCTCCCACGACTGGGACATCGAGAAATCGGTCCGCTTCGCCTCCGCCTGCGGCGCCCTGGTCGCCACCGGCCTCGGCTCGGACGCCGGCATCGTCAGCTTCGAGGAAACCGAGGCGTTCATGAACTCCGCGCGCGAGCGAAGCCTCGTCGCCTGA
- the dhaL gene encoding dihydroxyacetone kinase subunit DhaL — MQTFANASSGDIVLNMADEIIKNRGYLSDIDGKIGDGDHGVNMAKGFTMAAERIRGHDMSLAGALDTLGTVLLTEIGGSMGPLYGVLFMQCAETIEGKDQIDAELFAAMLASGLDGIQSIGSAQVGDKTLLDALVPALAAFNGALADGKSFAEALDALVVAAEKGRDSTKEMTARVGRASRLGERSIGVLDAGATSCALILKVLATDAKEKLAAAS, encoded by the coding sequence ATGCAGACATTCGCGAACGCTTCGTCCGGCGACATCGTCCTCAATATGGCCGACGAGATCATCAAGAACCGGGGCTATCTCAGCGACATCGACGGCAAGATCGGCGACGGCGACCACGGCGTGAACATGGCCAAGGGCTTCACCATGGCGGCGGAGCGCATTCGCGGCCACGACATGTCGCTCGCTGGCGCGCTCGACACGCTCGGCACCGTGCTCTTGACCGAGATCGGCGGCTCCATGGGGCCCCTTTACGGCGTCCTCTTCATGCAGTGCGCGGAGACCATCGAGGGCAAGGACCAGATCGACGCCGAACTCTTCGCGGCCATGCTGGCGAGCGGGCTCGACGGCATCCAGTCCATCGGCTCGGCCCAGGTCGGCGACAAGACACTGCTCGACGCTCTGGTTCCGGCGCTCGCCGCCTTCAACGGTGCGCTCGCCGACGGCAAATCCTTTGCCGAGGCGCTCGATGCGCTGGTCGTTGCCGCCGAAAAGGGCCGCGACAGCACCAAGGAAATGACCGCACGGGTCGGGCGCGCAAGCCGCCTCGGCGAGCGCTCCATCGGCGTCCTCGATGCCGGGGCGACCTCCTGCGCCCTGATCCTCAAGGTGCTGGCGACCGACGCCAAAGAAAAGCTCGCGGCGGCGAGCTGA
- a CDS encoding substrate-binding domain-containing protein, producing MTLWKKLALSAVALGAMVGTSSIASADDVQITTVVKLAGETWFTRMDEGVVQYGKETDGVTTNEIGPGKADAAQQVRLIEDLIAKNVDAIAVVPFDPPMLEGVLKRAMDRGIKVMTHEADNLKNTQVDMEAFDNAAFGAHFNDQLADCMGKTGTWTSFVGSLGSLTHVQWADASAANAAEKYPDMKLVSPKNESFNDANTAYNKTKELLKKYPNLKGIQGGSAVDPIGIGRALEEAGLVGKICVYGIGMPNDTSRYLKSGAVTGISLWDPKDAGFVMNKIAKMLIDGEEFTDGMDLGVPGYTNMKLKQGPGKGIILTGQAWIDVNKDNLDKYDF from the coding sequence ATGACCTTATGGAAAAAACTCGCTCTCAGCGCCGTCGCGCTCGGCGCCATGGTCGGCACCAGCAGCATTGCTTCTGCCGACGACGTGCAGATCACCACCGTCGTCAAGCTGGCCGGTGAGACCTGGTTCACCCGCATGGATGAGGGTGTCGTCCAGTACGGCAAAGAGACCGACGGCGTGACCACCAACGAAATCGGCCCGGGCAAGGCCGACGCCGCCCAGCAGGTCCGCCTCATCGAAGACCTGATCGCCAAGAATGTCGACGCCATCGCCGTCGTTCCCTTCGACCCGCCGATGCTGGAAGGTGTGCTGAAGCGCGCCATGGATCGCGGCATCAAGGTGATGACGCACGAGGCCGACAACCTGAAGAACACTCAGGTCGACATGGAGGCGTTCGACAACGCCGCCTTCGGCGCGCACTTCAACGACCAGCTCGCCGACTGCATGGGCAAGACGGGCACCTGGACGAGCTTCGTCGGCTCGCTCGGCAGCCTGACCCACGTCCAGTGGGCCGACGCCTCGGCGGCGAACGCTGCGGAAAAATACCCCGACATGAAGCTCGTCTCGCCGAAGAACGAGTCCTTCAACGACGCCAACACCGCCTACAACAAGACCAAGGAACTGCTGAAAAAGTACCCGAACCTGAAGGGTATCCAGGGCGGTTCCGCGGTGGATCCGATCGGCATCGGCCGCGCGCTTGAGGAAGCCGGCCTCGTCGGCAAGATCTGCGTCTACGGCATCGGCATGCCGAACGACACCAGCCGCTACCTGAAGAGCGGCGCGGTCACCGGCATCAGCCTGTGGGATCCGAAGGACGCCGGCTTCGTCATGAACAAGATCGCCAAGATGCTGATCGACGGCGAAGAGTTCACCGACGGCATGGACCTCGGCGTTCCCGGCTACACCAACATGAAGCTGAAGCAGGGTCCGGGCAAGGGCATCATCCTGACCGGCCAGGCCTGGATCGACGTCAACAAGGACAACCTCGACAAGTACGACTTCTGA
- the derI gene encoding D-erythrulose-4-phosphate isomerase, which translates to MKVAVAGDSAGEGLAHILAEYLKANKADLEVFEVSHTENGPDPFYANMADRVASAVMDGTYDRAILICGTGIGVCISANKVPGIRAALTHDTYSAQRAALSNNAQIITMGARVIGVEHAKVIADTYLGLAESFDPEGPSAKNVQAIDGIDVKYEKAS; encoded by the coding sequence GTGAAGGTGGCAGTTGCGGGCGACAGCGCCGGCGAGGGCTTGGCGCACATTCTCGCCGAGTATCTCAAGGCGAATAAGGCGGACCTGGAGGTTTTCGAGGTCTCGCACACCGAGAACGGCCCCGATCCGTTCTACGCCAACATGGCCGATCGCGTCGCATCGGCGGTCATGGACGGAACCTACGACCGGGCGATCCTGATCTGCGGCACCGGCATCGGCGTGTGCATCAGCGCCAACAAGGTGCCGGGCATCCGCGCCGCGCTGACCCATGACACCTATTCGGCCCAGCGCGCGGCCCTGTCGAACAACGCCCAGATCATCACCATGGGCGCCCGCGTCATCGGCGTGGAGCACGCCAAGGTGATCGCCGATACCTATCTGGGGCTCGCCGAAAGCTTCGATCCCGAGGGGCCGTCGGCCAAGAACGTCCAGGCCATCGACGGCATCGACGTCAAATACGAAAAGGCGTCCTAG
- a CDS encoding sugar ABC transporter ATP-binding protein: MDSSATSPLMPEGSASTVGATPFLELSGIHKRFAGVHALRGVSTTIEAGQIYHLMGENGSGKSTLIKIISGAQPADEGSILIDGKEVTSLTPLGALSAGIETVYQDLSLLPNLTVTENISLSQQLVEAKGRLSSQIDRARLDATAVKALEAVGLPTDPAFRSLLVEELPIATRQLVAIARVIAVKAKLVIMDEPTSALTKREVDNLIEVVGQLRESGVAVLFVTHKLDESKSIGGRFIVLRDGELVKEGDIKDHEKDELSFWMTGKRLDASRYRRADIGAPGLLEVKDLRRRRDFADVSFSLAKGEILGIAGLLDSGRNELARALAGVTPADGGEIRVDGKAVALRQPVDAIDAGIGYVPEDRLSEGLFLEKPISANIVVQILDRIKNRLGMIDAGESRKLSEAIAEQLHIVAADLKNPVQSLSGGNQQRVLIGRGLATQPKLFVLHGPTVGVDVGSKDTIFRIIQKLAGEGMGVIIVSDDLPELLQNCDRIMVMRKGRIAETFDAERVDEDMLYHALASEKAPEAGS; encoded by the coding sequence ATGGATAGCAGCGCAACTTCTCCACTGATGCCCGAGGGCAGCGCATCGACGGTCGGCGCCACGCCGTTTCTGGAGCTTTCCGGCATCCACAAGCGCTTTGCCGGTGTCCATGCCCTGCGCGGCGTCAGCACCACGATCGAGGCCGGCCAGATCTATCACCTGATGGGTGAGAACGGCAGCGGCAAGAGCACGCTGATCAAGATCATCTCCGGCGCCCAGCCAGCCGACGAGGGCAGCATCCTCATCGACGGCAAGGAAGTCACCTCGCTGACGCCGCTCGGCGCGCTGTCGGCCGGCATCGAGACGGTCTACCAGGACCTGTCGCTGCTGCCGAACCTCACCGTCACCGAAAACATTTCGCTCTCCCAGCAACTGGTCGAGGCCAAGGGCCGGCTGTCGTCGCAGATCGACCGCGCGCGGCTCGATGCCACCGCCGTCAAGGCGCTGGAGGCGGTGGGCCTGCCGACCGATCCGGCGTTCCGCTCGCTGCTGGTGGAAGAGCTTCCGATCGCCACGCGCCAGCTCGTGGCGATCGCGCGCGTTATCGCCGTCAAGGCCAAGCTCGTCATCATGGACGAGCCGACCTCGGCGCTGACCAAGCGCGAGGTGGACAACCTCATCGAGGTCGTCGGCCAGTTGCGCGAAAGCGGCGTCGCCGTCCTCTTCGTCACCCACAAGCTCGACGAGTCCAAGTCGATCGGCGGCCGCTTCATCGTCCTTCGCGACGGCGAACTGGTGAAGGAAGGCGACATCAAGGATCACGAAAAGGACGAACTCAGCTTCTGGATGACCGGCAAGAGGCTGGACGCCTCGCGCTATCGCCGCGCCGATATCGGCGCGCCCGGCCTGCTTGAGGTCAAGGACCTCCGGCGCCGGCGGGATTTCGCCGATGTCAGCTTTTCGCTCGCCAAGGGCGAGATCCTCGGCATCGCCGGCCTGCTCGACTCCGGCCGCAACGAACTCGCCCGGGCGCTCGCTGGAGTGACGCCCGCCGACGGCGGGGAGATACGGGTCGACGGCAAAGCCGTCGCGCTGCGCCAACCGGTCGATGCCATTGACGCCGGCATCGGCTATGTGCCGGAGGATCGCCTGTCCGAAGGGCTGTTCCTGGAAAAACCGATCAGCGCCAACATCGTCGTGCAGATCCTCGACCGCATCAAGAACCGGCTCGGCATGATCGATGCCGGCGAAAGCCGCAAGCTGTCCGAGGCGATTGCCGAGCAGTTGCACATCGTCGCCGCCGACCTGAAGAACCCGGTGCAGTCGCTGTCCGGCGGCAACCAGCAGCGGGTGCTGATCGGGCGCGGCCTTGCGACCCAGCCGAAGCTCTTTGTCCTGCACGGCCCGACCGTCGGCGTCGATGTCGGCTCCAAGGACACCATCTTCCGCATCATCCAGAAGCTCGCCGGCGAGGGCATGGGCGTCATCATCGTCAGCGACGACCTGCCCGAGCTGTTGCAGAACTGCGACCGCATCATGGTGATGCGCAAGGGCCGGATCGCCGAGACGTTCGATGCCGAACGGGTCGACGAGGACATGCTCTATCACGCGCTCGCCAGCGAGAAGGCCCCGGAGGCAGGATCATGA
- a CDS encoding ABC transporter permease → MSDFVWSSATSEDQSSMKRIGRWLIRNPPVFTLILIVLVSVTIGAIAPEFWQVSNIFDMARASVVTGLFGLGFLVILAAGGIDLSFTAIAALMMYWITTAIAASAPWMPMPVILLISALGGTLIGIGNGLLVHYLRAPALIVTIGTSYVIRGFLLTFIGTELFVNIPLPIEEFGKYELWRVQTDTGSIAILPAYVLMLVAAAIVTWWILNRTLMGRAIFAIGGNSSIAERLGYDARKVQVFVFAFSGFLAGIAGMLHVSANRIANPFDLMGTELGVIASVVLGGARITGGGGSVIGTILGVVLVTLVNNVLILAGIPSTWQTLVVGCFIVLAGAVFGTRKSA, encoded by the coding sequence ATGAGCGATTTCGTCTGGAGCAGCGCCACCTCCGAGGACCAGTCCTCCATGAAGCGCATCGGCCGCTGGCTGATCCGCAACCCGCCCGTCTTCACCCTCATCCTGATCGTGCTCGTCAGCGTCACCATCGGCGCCATCGCGCCGGAGTTCTGGCAGGTCTCGAACATCTTCGACATGGCCCGCGCGTCGGTGGTCACGGGCCTCTTCGGCCTCGGCTTCCTCGTCATCCTGGCGGCCGGCGGCATCGACCTGTCGTTCACGGCGATCGCCGCCCTGATGATGTACTGGATCACCACGGCGATCGCGGCGTCTGCGCCGTGGATGCCGATGCCGGTGATCCTCCTCATCTCGGCCCTCGGCGGCACGCTGATCGGCATCGGCAACGGCCTCCTCGTCCATTACCTGAGGGCGCCGGCGCTGATCGTCACCATCGGCACAAGCTACGTCATCCGCGGTTTCCTGTTGACGTTCATCGGCACCGAACTGTTCGTGAACATCCCGCTGCCGATCGAGGAATTCGGCAAATACGAGCTGTGGCGGGTGCAGACCGATACCGGATCGATCGCCATCCTGCCGGCCTATGTGCTGATGCTGGTGGCCGCGGCCATCGTCACCTGGTGGATCCTCAACCGGACCCTGATGGGCCGGGCGATCTTCGCCATCGGCGGCAATTCGTCGATCGCCGAGCGGCTAGGCTACGACGCGCGCAAGGTGCAGGTCTTCGTCTTTGCCTTTTCCGGGTTCCTCGCCGGTATCGCCGGCATGCTGCACGTCTCCGCCAACCGGATCGCCAATCCGTTCGATCTTATGGGAACGGAGCTCGGCGTCATCGCCTCCGTCGTCCTCGGCGGTGCGCGCATCACCGGCGGCGGCGGCAGCGTCATCGGCACCATCCTCGGTGTCGTCCTGGTGACGCTGGTCAACAACGTGCTGATCCTCGCCGGCATTCCGAGCACCTGGCAGACCCTCGTCGTCGGCTGCTTCATCGTCTTGGCCGGTGCCGTGTTCGGAACGCGCAAGTCGGCCTGA